The bacterium genome window below encodes:
- a CDS encoding HTH domain-containing protein, which translates to MTSFRLAAIKILREAKEPLHYEEITNRALEQNLIETSGATPEASMNAQISTDIKNKNERAAFVRTGKGYFSINPNYTEEEQKEEEEEQEEIVKEDTEKVSSLYIGRAGEHLVVSELLFRGYNASIMSVDEGLDIVATKEERLYNIQVKTSTENKFNYYVFDLRISSFEKHNRNNTFYIFVLKGQATHFLVLPYVEIQKNIDQKNILTVNKGTRYRVNIRIRDEKLYLGNMGNEMAYYMNNWGLIR; encoded by the coding sequence ATGACGTCTTTCAGGCTTGCTGCAATAAAAATTCTCAGGGAAGCAAAAGAGCCTCTGCATTATGAAGAGATAACAAACAGGGCCTTGGAGCAGAACCTTATTGAGACTTCCGGCGCTACTCCTGAAGCTTCCATGAACGCCCAGATCAGCACTGATATAAAGAACAAGAATGAAAGGGCTGCCTTTGTAAGGACTGGCAAGGGTTATTTTTCAATCAATCCCAATTATACGGAAGAGGAGCAGAAAGAGGAAGAGGAAGAGCAGGAAGAAATAGTAAAGGAAGACACAGAGAAGGTGAGTAGCTTGTATATTGGAAGAGCTGGCGAGCACCTTGTCGTCAGTGAACTTCTTTTCCGGGGCTATAATGCAAGCATAATGAGTGTTGATGAGGGCCTTGATATTGTGGCAACAAAGGAAGAGCGGCTATATAACATCCAGGTCAAGACCTCTACCGAGAACAAGTTCAATTATTATGTCTTTGACCTGCGCATAAGTTCCTTTGAAAAGCACAATAGAAATAACACATTTTATATCTTCGTCCTGAAAGGGCAAGCGACACATTTCCTGGTCCTTCCTTATGTTGAGATTCAGAAAAACATTGACCAGAAGAATATCCTGACCGTAAATAAAGGAACCAGGTACAGGGTTAATATCCGCATCAGGGATGAAAAGCTTTATCTGGGCAATATGGGGAATGAAATGGCTTACTATATGAATAATTGGGGATTGATAAGGTAA